The DNA window CATATAGGCGCGGACGCCGTCGCGGCCCTTTTCGCGGCCCATGCCGCTGTCCTTCTCGCCCCCGAACGGCGTCGAGATGGAAAACTGCTTGTAGGTGTTGATCCAGACGGTGCCGGTGCGGATTGCCCGGCCGACGCGCCATGCCTTGGGGAAATCGCGGGTCCAGATGCCGCAGGCCAGACCGTAATCGTTGTCGTTGCCCTGCGCGATCACGTCGGCCTCGTCCTCGAAGGGCAGCACGACCAGCACCGGGCCGAAGACCTCCTCGCGGCAGATGCGGGCGGTGTTGTCGACGCCGGCCAGGATCGTCGGCAGGTAATAGGCGCCGCGGTCGTAATCCTCGCCCGCGGGCGCGTTGCCGCCGGTCAGCAGTTCCGCGCCTTCGGACAGGGCCGATCTGACGTGACCGGCCACGGCGTCGCGATGGTCGACATGGATCATCGGCGCGACCTGCGTCGCGGCATCGAAGGGGTGCCCCACGCGCAGCCGCTCGGCGGCAGAGACAAGGCGCGACACGAACTCGTCATGGATCGCGCGCTGCACGAACAGCCGCGCACCCGCGATGCAGCTTTGCCCGGTCGAGGAAAACACCCCATACAGCACCCCCGCCACCGCCTGATCCAGATCGGCGTCGGCAAAGACGACGGTCGGGGATTTGCCGCCAAGCTCCAGCGAGATGGGCATCAGCTTTTCCGCCGCCTTGCGCGCCAGCGTGCGGCCGGTCGAGGTGCCACCGGTGAAGCTGACCTTGGCGATGTCGGGATGTTCGACCAGCAGGTTGCCGATCTCGCGCCCCGCGCCGGGCAGGACCGAGAACAGCCCCTTGGGCAGGCCAGACTCCTCGATGATGCGCGCCAGTTCCAGACTGACCAGCGGCGACCACGAGGCGGGCTTGAGCAGCACGGCGTTCCCGGCGGCAAGCGCGGGCGCGACCTTCTGCGCGTCCGAGGCGATGGGCGAGTTCCACGGCGTGATCGCGGCCACGACGCCCAGCGGTTCATGGACCGACGCCGTCAGCGCGTCGCCGCGTTGCGTGGTCAGCGTCTCGTCCAGCGTCTCGACCACGGCGCCGAAATACCGGAACGTGCCCGCCGCCGAGGCGGCCAGTGCACTGGTTTCCCGCAGCGTCTTGCCGGTATCGCGGGTCTGGATCTGCGAGATGCGGTCGATATTCGCCTCGATCCCGTCGGCGATGCGATACAGGAACCGCGCGCGTTCATGCGGGCGCAGGTTCAGCCATGCCGGGTCGGCCTGCGCCTGTTTCGCGCGTTCGATGGCCCGCAGACCGTCGCTTTCCGATGCGCCGTTCAGCACGCGGTTGACAGACCCGTCCGCCGGAAAGATCGAGGCGATCTCGGCCCCGCCGCCCTGCTCCCATTCGCCGGCAACGAACAGCTTGCCCTCTGGCAGATCGGTCATGACGTCTCCCCTCATGGTGAAAGCACCTTCTTCACAGTGCGACCGGGTCGCCATATTGCCAAAGACGATCGGGACCCGGACGCATGGCCTCAGTCCGTTTTGCCGGCGGCACCGGCGGGCGGGCCGGCAAAGGATTCCGCGAAGGGTCCGATGCTGCACATGTCGACCTCGACCAGTTGCGGGCCGTCGGCTGCCAGCGCGGCATCCAGCGCGGCGGCGAATTCGTCGGGCGAGCGGACCACCCGATGCGGCATCCCGATCGAGCGGCAGAACATGTCGAAATCCGGCACCGCGACCTTGGAATAATGCCGGCGGCTGTCGTATTGGGCGTCCTGGATGTTCTGGATCACGCCATACGCCTGATCGTTCATCAGCACATAGACCAGCGGCGCGTTCTCATCGACGGCGGTGATCATCTCGGCCAGTCCCAGCATCGCGCCGCCATCGCCCAGCAGCGTCACCGCCTTCGGCCCCGGCGATCCCAGCGCCGCGCCGATGCCCATGGCGATCCCCTGCCCGATGCCGCCGCCCAGCGCGTGGACACCGTCGCGCGGCGCGGCGATGCGGACATAGCGGTTGCCGAAGGTCGAGTTCGAGATGGTGACGTCGCGCACCCATGGATGTCCGCCGGCGGCCACACGCTCGGTCAGCGCCTCGGCGATGGCGCCATAGGGGCCCAGCAGGTCGCGCATCCCGCCCTCGGCCTGCGCCCTGACGCGGGCGATGTCGAAACGCAGGTTCGGATCGGTGTCCAGCTTCTGGGGCAGCCGGTCCAGCAGCCGTTGCAGCGTGTCGGCGGCATCGCCATGCGCGAACAGATCGACCGGATAGTTGCGCCCGCCCTGCGCCGGGTCGGCGTCGATCTGCGCCACACGCTGCGCCAGCGGCATCTGGTTGTTGCGCGTCTCGTTCCCCCGCAGCCGCGAACCCACGACGATCATCAGGTCGCAGCTTTGGTAAAGCTCGGCCGCTTCGGGCGTCATGTTGAACGCGCCCAGGTTGCCCGGCTCTTCCTCGGACACAACGGCGCGGCCATTGGTCGAGGTGACGACGCCGAAGCCGCGATGCAGCAGTTCGGTCGCCTGGCTGCCCGCGCCGCGCGCGCCGCCGCCCAGCCACAGCAGCGGCCGGCGCGCCTGTTTGACCAGTTCGGCCAGCTCGTCGATCACCGCGTCGGGGGCCAGCGGCCGCACCGGCTGCGGCACATGGATGCGGGCGGGGCCGCGCGCCTGCGAGCGTTGGACATCGACCGGGATTTCCAGGCTGACCGGCCCGGTGGGCGCGGACAGCGCGGCGGACACGGCGGCGGTCAGTGCGCCGATGGCACCGTTGGCGTCCCACATCCGGAACACGGCCTTGGAAACGCCGTGCAGCATCTGGGGCTGGCGCGGCACGTCGTGGATCGCGGCACGGTCGCGGTCGGCAAATTCGCGGTCGACCTGCGTGGTGATGTGCAGGACGGGCGATCCGGCGGTCAGCGCCTCGGCCTGCGCGCCCGCGGCGTTGCCCGCGGCGGTCCCGGTCGAGGTCATGCAGACCCCCAGCGCCCCGGTGACGCGGGCATAGGCATCGGCCATGTTCATCGCCCCGGCCTCGCCCCGCGCGGGGACAAAGCGGATCTTGCCCTGTCGCGCCACGGCATCCAGGATCGGCATGTTGTGGATGGAAATCACGCCGAAGATCGTCTTGACGCCGATCCCGGCAAGATAGCGCGCGATGAAATCGCCCACGGTTTCGGTCTGGGCCGCGGTGTCGTCGATCGGCTGAAGCAGCATGGTCATTGTCCTTCACATATGGCGGGCAAGGCCGCCCGACACGTCGAGCTGGGCACCGGTGATATAGCTGGCGGCCTTCGAGCCGAGAAAGGCGATGGCCGCAGCGGCCTCGGTCGGATCGCCCAGACGGCCAAGCGGGATGTCCTTTTCCGCGGCAAGATTGCCATACCATTCGGCACGGCTCTGGCTCTGGTCCGCGCGTTCGGCGAAGCGGCGGGTCCATTGGCCGGATTCGATCAGGCCCAGAAGGACCGAATTGACCCGAACCTCGGGGGCGAGTTCCCGGCTGAGCGACTTCAGCAGGTTCTGCACCCCTGCCCGCGCCGACGAGGTGCAGACCATGTGCGGTTCGGGCTGATAGGCCAGCAGAGAGTTGACGGCGACGATGGCGCCGTTGCTGTCGCGCAGCAGCGGCAGGAAGGCGCGGATCGGATGGATCTGGCTGAACAGTTTCAGTTCGTATTCCGCGCGCCAGTCCTCGTCGCCGGTGTCGGCGAAGTTCGAGACGCGGCCCTGACCCGCATTGTTGACCAGAAGATCGCAGGATCCCCAACGATCCTTCACGGTCGCGGCAAACCCCTTGACCGCATCCGCGTCCAGCACCGAAAGAGGCGCGGCGAGAACCCGATCCTCGTCGTGGTCGCGCACGAGGACGCGGCGAATATCCTCAAGCCGCCCTTCCTTGCGGGCGCAGAATGCGACCTTGGCGCCCTGCGCCAGCAGCAACCGGACGGTTGCCAGACCGATGCCCGACGTGCCGCCGGTGATGACCGCGACCTTGCCCTGATAGCCGTAATCCATCACTCGCTCCTCAACTCGGGGAAGCCCGGATCGGGGCGGCCCTGCATGACGGCGCGCTGCGCCGGGGTGGGCGGGCCCGCGGTCATCCAGCGGTCCATCGCCTCGGGATCGGCGCGCGACCAGACCTTGGGTTCATGCGTCGCCTCGTCGATCTGCTGCAACTCGGACGTGAACTCGATCACGAAGCCCGAGGGCGACACGAAATAGGCGAACGGGTTGTTGCCGGGTCCGTGCCGGCCCGGACCCCAGGTCGGGACATGGCCCTTTTGCTTCATCCGGCCGATGCCGCGCATGAATTCGTCCAGCGTCGGCATCTCGAAGGCGACGTGATTGACGCTGGCGTAATTGGCTCGGACAAGCGCGATGGAATGGTGGTCCGAATTGCAGCGCAGGAACACCATCTGGTCGGCGGAATAGTCCGACGGACGGAACCCCAGCACGTCTTCATAGAATTTCTGCGTGCCTTCCATGTCGGGCGTGTTCAGCACGACATGGCTGACCTTTTTCGGCTTGGCCCAGTCCTTCTGGTCGTCCAGCACGCGGGCATCGGTGCGGAACCGCAGGCGGCGGTTGTCAGGGTCCAGCGTCTCGAACCCATAGCCGCCGACCCAATCGTCGAACTCGGCCGGCTCGCCCAAGGGGGTGTGGCCGCGGGCGACGATCTGCGCGTGCAGGGCGTCCATCGACTCGCGGTCGGGCATGGCGAAATGGACATATTCGATCCCGTAGACCGGGCCGTCCTTCAGCCCGTACAGGAACGGCTCGGTCCCGGTCCCGCGCAGCAGGGCCAGACCGTCTTCCTGATGGGACAGGCTCAGCCCCCACATATCCTGATAGAACGGCAGCGTGGCGCTGACATCCGGGCCGCGCATCATGATGCCGCGCAGCGATCCGACTCGGACGGGCTCAGTCATGGCGTATGTCCTCCTTGGTTCGGGCCGGTCACTGGACCGGTGTGATCTGGGCCGCCATCGCCTGAGCGAAGGCGAAAGGCGCTTGCGTGGCCAGCGCGTGCCCGGCGGCGGGCACCTGGGTCAGCTGGCCGCGAAAGGGCGCGGGGAGGGCCGCGTGAAGCCGGCGCGCGCCCTCGGGCGGCGTCACGGCATCCTCGGCGCCGACGATGACGTCGGTGGGAACCGCAAGCCGCGCGGCGTCGTCCAGCAGCCGGCCCGAGGCCAGCATCCGCGATGCCTGCGCATAGCCGGGGCTTGTGACCTGCGCCATCCCGGCCTCGACGGCGGCGACGAGGTCGGGGTTGTCCTGCGGACGAAAGACCAGGCGCGGCGCGCGGGCTTTCGCGAATGCCTGCGGGCCAAGCCGCGCCAACTCGTCGATCCGGTCCTGCGCGGCGGGGCTGAGGGTCGCGCCCTGCGCGATGCCATGGCCAAGCGCGGGCGAGGCCAGCACCAGACGGCTGACCCGGTCCGGGTGGCCCACCGCGTAAGCCGTGGCCATCAGCGCCCCCAGCGAATGCCCCGCCAGCGTCACCCGGTCCAGATCCAGCCGATCCAGAAACCCGGCCAGCGCCTGCGCGTAATCGGCAGCAGTGGGCCACTCCACCTCAAGCGGGACCGAACCGAGATAGCCGGGCGCGTTCCACGCGATCACGCGCCAGTCCGCAGGCAGGAACGGCAGCAGGCCGGCGAATGACTCGGCGTTCGATCCGATGCCATGCAGCAGCACCAGCGCCGGGCCGGTCCCGGCCCGTTCGCGATAGTCGATCTGCAAGGAATGGCGCGGCGTGAACATCACAAATCCTCAGGCAAAGACAAAGCCAAGGGGGCGGGCGTTGCCGCCCTGCCCCGCGGTGTCAGGCGGCGTCGGGCTTCTTGTCGCGCTTGATCTTCGAGACCGGGTGATCGGGCGGATAGGTCGGCGTGACCGGCTTGGGGTTGCCGATCAGCACGCACATCAGCGCCTCTTCGATGCCCTCGTTGCGCAGGCCGCGATAGACGCCGGGCGGCACTGAAACCAGATCGCGTTCGGTCAGAACCGTCTCG is part of the Paracoccus stylophorae genome and encodes:
- a CDS encoding aldehyde dehydrogenase; translated protein: MTDLPEGKLFVAGEWEQGGGAEIASIFPADGSVNRVLNGASESDGLRAIERAKQAQADPAWLNLRPHERARFLYRIADGIEANIDRISQIQTRDTGKTLRETSALAASAAGTFRYFGAVVETLDETLTTQRGDALTASVHEPLGVVAAITPWNSPIASDAQKVAPALAAGNAVLLKPASWSPLVSLELARIIEESGLPKGLFSVLPGAGREIGNLLVEHPDIAKVSFTGGTSTGRTLARKAAEKLMPISLELGGKSPTVVFADADLDQAVAGVLYGVFSSTGQSCIAGARLFVQRAIHDEFVSRLVSAAERLRVGHPFDAATQVAPMIHVDHRDAVAGHVRSALSEGAELLTGGNAPAGEDYDRGAYYLPTILAGVDNTARICREEVFGPVLVVLPFEDEADVIAQGNDNDYGLACGIWTRDFPKAWRVGRAIRTGTVWINTYKQFSISTPFGGEKDSGMGREKGRDGVRAYMAQKSIYTDLTGRPLAWAGGAA
- a CDS encoding thiamine pyrophosphate-binding protein — protein: MLLQPIDDTAAQTETVGDFIARYLAGIGVKTIFGVISIHNMPILDAVARQGKIRFVPARGEAGAMNMADAYARVTGALGVCMTSTGTAAGNAAGAQAEALTAGSPVLHITTQVDREFADRDRAAIHDVPRQPQMLHGVSKAVFRMWDANGAIGALTAAVSAALSAPTGPVSLEIPVDVQRSQARGPARIHVPQPVRPLAPDAVIDELAELVKQARRPLLWLGGGARGAGSQATELLHRGFGVVTSTNGRAVVSEEEPGNLGAFNMTPEAAELYQSCDLMIVVGSRLRGNETRNNQMPLAQRVAQIDADPAQGGRNYPVDLFAHGDAADTLQRLLDRLPQKLDTDPNLRFDIARVRAQAEGGMRDLLGPYGAIAEALTERVAAGGHPWVRDVTISNSTFGNRYVRIAAPRDGVHALGGGIGQGIAMGIGAALGSPGPKAVTLLGDGGAMLGLAEMITAVDENAPLVYVLMNDQAYGVIQNIQDAQYDSRRHYSKVAVPDFDMFCRSIGMPHRVVRSPDEFAAALDAALAADGPQLVEVDMCSIGPFAESFAGPPAGAAGKTD
- a CDS encoding SDR family oxidoreductase; this translates as MDYGYQGKVAVITGGTSGIGLATVRLLLAQGAKVAFCARKEGRLEDIRRVLVRDHDEDRVLAAPLSVLDADAVKGFAATVKDRWGSCDLLVNNAGQGRVSNFADTGDEDWRAEYELKLFSQIHPIRAFLPLLRDSNGAIVAVNSLLAYQPEPHMVCTSSARAGVQNLLKSLSRELAPEVRVNSVLLGLIESGQWTRRFAERADQSQSRAEWYGNLAAEKDIPLGRLGDPTEAAAAIAFLGSKAASYITGAQLDVSGGLARHM
- a CDS encoding VOC family protein, whose amino-acid sequence is MTEPVRVGSLRGIMMRGPDVSATLPFYQDMWGLSLSHQEDGLALLRGTGTEPFLYGLKDGPVYGIEYVHFAMPDRESMDALHAQIVARGHTPLGEPAEFDDWVGGYGFETLDPDNRRLRFRTDARVLDDQKDWAKPKKVSHVVLNTPDMEGTQKFYEDVLGFRPSDYSADQMVFLRCNSDHHSIALVRANYASVNHVAFEMPTLDEFMRGIGRMKQKGHVPTWGPGRHGPGNNPFAYFVSPSGFVIEFTSELQQIDEATHEPKVWSRADPEAMDRWMTAGPPTPAQRAVMQGRPDPGFPELRSE
- a CDS encoding alpha/beta fold hydrolase encodes the protein MFTPRHSLQIDYRERAGTGPALVLLHGIGSNAESFAGLLPFLPADWRVIAWNAPGYLGSVPLEVEWPTAADYAQALAGFLDRLDLDRVTLAGHSLGALMATAYAVGHPDRVSRLVLASPALGHGIAQGATLSPAAQDRIDELARLGPQAFAKARAPRLVFRPQDNPDLVAAVEAGMAQVTSPGYAQASRMLASGRLLDDAARLAVPTDVIVGAEDAVTPPEGARRLHAALPAPFRGQLTQVPAAGHALATQAPFAFAQAMAAQITPVQ